A genomic window from Micromonospora ferruginea includes:
- a CDS encoding ABC transporter permease yields the protein MRFLLQRVAFYLFTAWAAITLNFFIPRIVPGDPVQSLISRNQGRISADAIASLRVLFGLDSDRNLWEQYVAYWGQLLHGDLGLSFTFFPAPVSEVIGNSLPWTVGLVGVTTIVSFLLGTALGVGAGWRRGSWIDGLLPATTFLSSIPYFWLGLVAIALFAGPGSFFPSSGGYEPGLVPAFDAYFIPSALQHSILPAATILVSSMSGWILSMRNMMVTVSSEDYITVAHAKGLSERRVALSYAARNALLPNVSGFALSLGFIVGGTLLVEIVFSYPGLGFQLFQAVGSKDYPLMQGIFLIITISVLVANLLADVAYLLLDPRTRKS from the coding sequence ATGAGGTTCCTGCTGCAACGGGTGGCGTTCTACCTGTTCACCGCGTGGGCGGCGATCACGCTCAACTTCTTCATCCCGCGGATCGTGCCGGGCGACCCGGTGCAGTCGCTGATCTCGCGTAACCAGGGCCGGATCAGCGCCGACGCGATCGCGTCGCTGCGGGTGCTGTTCGGCCTGGACTCCGATCGCAACCTGTGGGAGCAGTACGTCGCCTACTGGGGCCAACTCCTGCACGGCGACCTCGGGTTGTCGTTCACGTTCTTCCCGGCCCCGGTGTCCGAGGTGATCGGCAACAGCCTGCCGTGGACCGTCGGCCTGGTCGGCGTCACCACGATCGTCAGCTTCCTGCTCGGCACCGCGCTCGGCGTGGGCGCCGGCTGGCGGCGCGGGTCGTGGATCGACGGGCTGCTGCCGGCCACCACGTTCCTCTCCTCGATCCCCTACTTCTGGCTGGGCCTGGTGGCGATCGCGTTGTTCGCCGGGCCGGGCAGCTTCTTCCCCTCCTCCGGCGGCTACGAGCCGGGGCTGGTGCCGGCGTTCGACGCGTACTTCATCCCGAGCGCGTTGCAGCACAGCATCCTGCCGGCGGCGACCATCCTGGTCTCGTCGATGAGCGGCTGGATCCTCAGCATGCGCAACATGATGGTGACCGTCTCCAGCGAGGACTACATCACGGTCGCGCACGCCAAGGGGCTCTCCGAGCGCCGGGTGGCGCTCAGCTACGCCGCCCGCAACGCGCTGCTGCCCAACGTGTCGGGCTTCGCGCTGTCGCTGGGCTTCATCGTCGGCGGCACGCTGCTGGTGGAGATCGTCTTCTCCTACCCGGGCCTGGGGTTCCAGCTCTTCCAGGCGGTCGGCAGCAAGGACTACCCGCTGATGCAGGGCATCTTCCTGATCATCACGATCTCGGTGCTGGTGGCGAACCTGCTCGCCGACGTCGCATACCTGCTCCTCGACCCGCGGACCCGAAAGAGCTGA
- a CDS encoding ABC transporter permease has protein sequence MTLSPSSIEQVIPGQGAMAQPSAKARRRRFRFVANAKAATGLVVLGVYALLAVIGPWIAPYDPDARGADVLQAPSSRHWFGTTHLGQDIFSQILVGARSVMVVGLIAGVLATILSILIGVTAGYLGGAADESLSALSNVFLVIPALPLIIIVASLVDQAGDLLVALIIGLTSWAWGARVLRAQTLSLRRRDYVEAARATGERTWRIIGFEILPNLTAIIASGFVGTVIFAVMSEITLAFIGISSVSSWNWGTILFWAQGQQALAQGAWWWFVPAGLAIALLGTALALINFGIDEFVSPRLRTGGRTRIRTADGRTVRMRVGFTPVLAPKPAPVPMPDTREDRTS, from the coding sequence ATGACACTCTCCCCGTCCAGCATCGAGCAGGTCATCCCCGGCCAGGGCGCGATGGCGCAGCCGTCGGCCAAGGCGCGCCGCCGCCGGTTCCGCTTCGTGGCGAACGCCAAGGCCGCGACCGGGCTGGTCGTCCTCGGCGTGTACGCGCTGCTGGCGGTGATCGGCCCGTGGATCGCGCCGTACGACCCGGACGCGCGGGGCGCCGACGTGCTCCAGGCGCCGTCGTCCCGGCACTGGTTCGGCACCACCCACCTCGGGCAGGACATCTTCAGTCAGATCCTGGTCGGCGCGCGCAGCGTGATGGTGGTGGGGCTGATCGCCGGCGTGCTGGCCACCATCCTGTCCATCCTGATCGGCGTCACCGCCGGCTATCTGGGCGGCGCGGCCGACGAGAGCCTGTCCGCGCTGTCCAACGTGTTCCTGGTGATCCCCGCGCTGCCGCTGATCATCATCGTGGCGTCCCTCGTCGACCAGGCCGGCGACCTGCTGGTCGCGCTCATCATCGGGCTCACCTCGTGGGCCTGGGGGGCCCGGGTGCTGCGCGCCCAGACACTGTCGTTGCGCCGCCGCGACTACGTGGAGGCGGCCCGGGCCACCGGCGAGCGGACCTGGCGGATCATCGGGTTCGAGATCCTGCCGAACCTCACCGCGATCATCGCGTCCGGATTCGTCGGCACGGTCATCTTCGCGGTGATGTCGGAGATCACCCTGGCGTTCATCGGCATCTCCTCGGTCAGCTCCTGGAACTGGGGCACCATCCTGTTCTGGGCGCAGGGCCAGCAGGCGCTCGCGCAGGGCGCCTGGTGGTGGTTCGTGCCGGCCGGGCTGGCCATCGCGCTGCTCGGCACCGCGCTCGCGCTGATCAACTTCGGGATCGACGAGTTCGTCAGCCCCCGGCTGCGCACCGGCGGCCGGACCCGGATCCGCACCGCCGACGGCCGCACCGTGCGGATGCGGGTCGGCTTCACCCCCGTGCTGGCCCCGAAGCCGGCTCCCGTGCCGATGCCTGACACCCGAGAGGACCGGACCTCATGA
- a CDS encoding ABC transporter ATP-binding protein → MNGKVLEIRGLCVDYGVGADAVHAVRDVDLTLHRGEVLGLAGESGSGKSTLAYGLTRLLPPPGVVSGGQVIYHPADGPPVDVLTLSPAKLREFRWAETSIVFQGAMNSLNPVHKVSTQLLDVIKAHEPRSTAAGRLARARDLLRLVGIAADRLDSYPHQLSGGMRQRVMIAMALALEPQLVIMDEPTTALDVVMQRQILGQLAELRERLGFAVLFITHDLSLLVEFSDRIAIMYGGRIVEEAPAAKLYAEPLHPYTEGLLHSFPALRGPRRELTGIPGSPPDLRAMPAGCAFHPRCPKAFDPCDERLPVLGPPGVADPTRAVACWLHPAVAPLPR, encoded by the coding sequence ATGAACGGCAAGGTGCTGGAGATCCGTGGGTTGTGCGTCGACTACGGCGTCGGCGCGGACGCGGTGCACGCGGTGCGCGACGTCGACCTGACGCTGCACCGCGGCGAGGTGCTCGGCCTGGCCGGGGAGAGCGGCAGCGGCAAGTCCACCCTGGCGTACGGGCTGACCCGGCTACTGCCCCCGCCCGGCGTGGTCAGCGGCGGCCAGGTGATCTACCACCCGGCCGACGGGCCGCCGGTGGACGTGCTGACGCTCAGCCCGGCGAAGCTGCGCGAGTTCCGCTGGGCGGAGACGTCGATCGTGTTCCAGGGTGCGATGAACTCGCTCAACCCGGTGCACAAGGTCTCCACCCAGCTCCTCGACGTGATCAAGGCGCACGAGCCGAGGAGCACCGCGGCGGGCCGGCTGGCCCGCGCCCGGGACCTGCTGCGCCTGGTCGGCATCGCCGCCGACCGACTGGACAGCTATCCGCACCAGCTCTCCGGCGGCATGCGGCAACGCGTCATGATCGCCATGGCCCTGGCGCTGGAGCCGCAACTCGTGATCATGGACGAGCCGACCACCGCGCTGGACGTGGTGATGCAGCGGCAGATCCTCGGCCAGCTCGCCGAGCTACGCGAACGCCTCGGCTTCGCGGTGCTGTTCATCACCCACGACCTGTCGCTGCTGGTGGAGTTCTCCGACCGGATCGCCATCATGTACGGCGGCCGGATCGTCGAGGAGGCGCCGGCCGCCAAGCTGTACGCCGAGCCGCTGCACCCGTACACCGAGGGGTTGCTGCACTCCTTCCCGGCGCTGCGCGGCCCGCGCCGCGAGCTGACCGGCATCCCCGGCTCCCCGCCGGACCTGCGCGCCATGCCGGCCGGCTGCGCGTTCCACCCCCGCTGCCCGAAGGCGTTCGACCCCTGCGACGAACGGCTTCCGGTGCTGGGGCCGCCCGGCGTCGCCGATCCGACCCGGGCCGTCGCGTGCTGGCTGCACCCGGCCGTCGCCCCGCTGCCCCGCTGA
- a CDS encoding GH1 family beta-glucosidase: protein MDTDLNRPSVDQADPIDTLPPTFRWGVATSSYQIEGAAAEDGRTPSIWDTFCRVPGAVANGDHGDVACDHYHRMPQDVALIADLELDTYRFSVAWPRVQPGGRGPANAAGLAFYDRLVDELLGRGVDPWVTLYHWDLPQELEDAGGWPNRDTAYRFADYAELVFAALGDRVRTWTTLNEPWCSAMLGYAYGDHAPGRRNLGDGIAAAHHLLLGHGLATQRLRAAAQSPIELGLTVNLSTADPATDSAADRDAARAADGLGNRLYLDPVLRGSYPQDVIDDLAAEGVRIPVEDGDLDVIATPIDVLGVNYYFGQVHSGVDEQGRERDDDGKPVRRVVRRDLPRTAMDWEIVPESFTDLLVRLHRDYPGVPMVITENGAAFDDEANADGFVADDDRVSYLTEHLRAVARARQAGADIRGYFAWSLLDNFEWAYGYDKRFGIVRVDYDSQRRTPKRSALWYRDTVRRVRGQG from the coding sequence ATGGACACCGACCTCAACCGCCCGAGCGTCGATCAGGCCGACCCGATCGACACGCTGCCGCCGACCTTCCGGTGGGGGGTGGCGACGTCGTCGTACCAGATCGAGGGCGCGGCGGCCGAGGACGGCCGCACCCCGTCGATCTGGGACACCTTCTGCCGGGTCCCCGGCGCGGTGGCGAACGGCGACCACGGCGACGTGGCCTGCGACCACTACCACCGGATGCCGCAGGACGTGGCGCTCATCGCCGACCTGGAGCTGGACACCTACCGGTTCTCGGTGGCGTGGCCCCGGGTGCAGCCGGGCGGGCGCGGGCCGGCCAACGCCGCCGGGCTGGCCTTCTACGACCGGCTGGTGGACGAGCTGCTCGGCCGGGGCGTCGACCCGTGGGTGACGCTCTACCACTGGGACCTGCCGCAGGAGCTGGAGGACGCGGGCGGCTGGCCGAACCGGGACACCGCGTACCGCTTCGCCGACTACGCGGAGCTGGTCTTCGCCGCGCTCGGCGACCGGGTGCGCACCTGGACCACGCTGAACGAGCCGTGGTGCTCGGCGATGCTCGGCTACGCGTACGGCGACCACGCCCCGGGCCGGCGGAACCTGGGCGACGGCATCGCCGCCGCGCACCACCTGCTGCTCGGGCACGGGCTGGCCACCCAGCGGCTGCGGGCGGCGGCGCAGTCGCCGATCGAGCTGGGCCTGACGGTGAACCTGTCCACCGCCGACCCGGCCACCGACAGCGCGGCGGACCGGGACGCGGCGCGGGCCGCGGACGGGCTGGGCAACCGGCTCTACCTGGACCCGGTGCTGCGCGGGTCGTACCCGCAGGACGTGATCGACGACCTGGCGGCCGAGGGGGTGCGCATTCCGGTCGAGGACGGCGATCTGGACGTCATCGCCACCCCGATCGACGTGCTCGGGGTCAACTACTACTTCGGGCAGGTGCACTCCGGGGTGGACGAGCAGGGGCGCGAGCGCGACGACGACGGCAAGCCGGTGCGCCGGGTGGTCCGCCGCGACCTGCCGCGCACCGCGATGGACTGGGAGATCGTGCCGGAGTCCTTCACCGACCTGCTGGTCCGGCTGCACCGGGACTACCCGGGCGTGCCGATGGTGATCACCGAGAACGGCGCGGCGTTCGACGACGAGGCGAACGCCGACGGGTTCGTGGCCGACGACGACCGGGTCTCCTACCTGACCGAGCACCTGCGGGCGGTGGCCCGGGCCCGGCAGGCGGGCGCGGACATCCGTGGCTACTTCGCCTGGTCCCTGCTGGACAACTTCGAGTGGGCGTACGGCTACGACAAGCGCTTCGGCATCGTGCGGGTGGACTACGACTCGCAGCGCCGCACCCCCAAGCGCAGCGCGTTGTGGTACCGCGACACCGTGCGACGGGTGCGCGGGCAGGGCTAG
- a CDS encoding lectin: MSPTTAARHAGRVALTLCLTAGALVPTTAAHAAGETVDVWLTTTSDAGGRTVTRGLQQQSPLSFAATSPGATRTITVDENTRYQPFEGAGASITDTTAYLLRGGPVSAATRDAVMRKLFSPTDGIGLSFVRNPIGASDLSRPGNVSLDDTCCDLNDFGAGGYDTNVELLTAQARQLNPALRVMVVPWSAPGWMKDNGRMDQMGWLKWEHYATYAQYLVKTIQAYAARGVPVDYLSVQNEPNCCQSGNPTAMDYPGMSWNASGLTELTKNFVYPALRAAGLSTKVLVHDWNYGDYGTIGSGLLADSAVRTDPLFGGIAWHGYFGDPAVGSQVRAQYPAVPQFSTEHSGGTWITNQHNEDMADIVTYARNWSRSVVKWSLAVNQNMGPHNGGCGTCTGLITVQEGGARAGQVDYTVEYYTTGHLTKFVRPGATRIDSTADTTVPNVAYRNPDGSKALLAHNGGTSAQSVKVVWGGQSFTYTLPARTTATFTWSGTPSGGGTPPTGPVTGIGGKCLDVTDNATADGTPAQIWSCTGGTNQRWTRAADGTLRALGKCLDVAGGGTADGTKVQLWTCNGSAAQQWTWTAARDLVNPQANKCLDVTGNTAADGTKTQVWSCTGGANQKWTLPS, from the coding sequence GTGTCCCCCACCACCGCTGCCCGCCACGCCGGCCGCGTCGCCCTGACGCTCTGCCTCACCGCCGGCGCCCTCGTCCCCACCACCGCGGCCCACGCCGCCGGCGAGACCGTCGACGTCTGGCTCACCACCACCTCCGACGCCGGCGGCCGGACCGTCACCCGCGGCCTGCAACAGCAGAGCCCGCTGAGCTTCGCCGCCACCAGCCCCGGCGCCACCCGCACCATCACCGTCGACGAGAACACCCGCTACCAGCCGTTCGAGGGCGCCGGCGCGTCCATCACCGACACCACCGCGTACCTGCTTCGCGGCGGTCCGGTCAGCGCGGCCACCCGGGACGCGGTGATGCGCAAGCTGTTCAGCCCCACCGACGGCATCGGGCTGTCGTTCGTGCGCAACCCGATCGGCGCGTCCGACCTGTCCCGCCCCGGCAACGTCTCCCTCGACGACACCTGCTGCGACCTGAACGACTTCGGCGCAGGAGGCTACGACACGAACGTCGAGCTGCTCACCGCGCAGGCCCGCCAGCTCAACCCGGCGCTGCGGGTGATGGTGGTGCCGTGGAGCGCGCCCGGCTGGATGAAGGACAACGGCCGGATGGACCAGATGGGCTGGCTGAAGTGGGAGCACTACGCCACCTACGCGCAGTATCTGGTCAAGACGATCCAGGCGTACGCGGCGCGCGGCGTCCCGGTCGACTACCTGTCGGTGCAGAACGAGCCGAACTGCTGCCAGTCCGGTAACCCCACCGCGATGGACTACCCGGGCATGAGCTGGAACGCCTCCGGCCTGACCGAGCTGACCAAGAACTTCGTCTACCCGGCGTTGCGGGCCGCCGGCCTCAGCACCAAGGTGCTGGTGCACGACTGGAACTACGGCGACTACGGCACGATCGGCTCCGGCCTGCTGGCCGACAGCGCGGTACGCACCGACCCGCTGTTCGGCGGCATCGCCTGGCACGGCTACTTCGGCGACCCGGCGGTCGGCAGCCAGGTGCGCGCCCAGTACCCGGCGGTGCCGCAGTTCAGCACCGAGCACTCCGGCGGCACCTGGATCACCAACCAGCACAACGAGGACATGGCCGACATCGTCACCTACGCGCGAAACTGGAGTCGCAGCGTGGTGAAGTGGAGCCTCGCGGTCAACCAGAACATGGGCCCGCACAACGGCGGCTGCGGCACCTGCACCGGCCTGATCACCGTGCAGGAGGGCGGCGCCCGGGCCGGCCAGGTCGACTACACCGTCGAGTACTACACCACCGGGCACCTCACCAAGTTCGTCCGGCCCGGCGCGACCCGGATCGACTCCACCGCCGACACGACCGTGCCGAACGTCGCCTACCGCAACCCGGACGGCTCCAAGGCGCTGCTCGCGCACAACGGCGGCACGTCGGCGCAGTCGGTGAAGGTGGTGTGGGGCGGGCAGTCCTTCACCTACACGCTGCCGGCCCGCACCACCGCCACGTTCACCTGGTCCGGCACCCCGTCCGGCGGCGGCACCCCGCCCACCGGCCCGGTCACCGGCATCGGCGGCAAGTGCCTCGACGTCACCGACAACGCCACCGCCGACGGCACCCCGGCGCAGATCTGGAGCTGCACCGGCGGGACCAACCAGCGCTGGACCCGGGCCGCCGACGGCACGCTGCGCGCGCTCGGCAAGTGCCTGGACGTGGCCGGCGGCGGCACCGCCGACGGCACGAAGGTCCAGTTGTGGACCTGCAACGGCAGCGCCGCCCAGCAGTGGACCTGGACCGCCGCGCGGGACCTGGTGAACCCGCAGGCGAACAAGTGCCTCGACGTCACCGGCAACACCGCCGCCGACGGCACGAAGACCCAGGTGTGGAGCTGCACCGGCGGCGCCAACCAGAAGTGGACGCTGCCCTCCTGA
- a CDS encoding ROK family transcriptional regulator translates to MDARRTTVRDMRRANRSVLLTRIWLDGPLSRHELGQSTALSLASVSNLVGEMIAEGLVEEAGSVESDGGRPRVLLRVAPGYGYLVGADVGETRVQVELFDLSMTALAKAEYPIAAAEPDPVRVAAHLLHGLAAVTEQAGVDPGAVLGFGVAVSGTVEHTADAVVHAQTLGWDGVPLGAMLRAGTDVPVHVDNGAKTLGQAEMWFGAGRGVRHAVVALVGSGVGACVVAGGVGYRGAHSSAGEWGHTTIVYEGRRCRCGNLGCLEAYVGAEGVLDRFRQANRGRPAAGGDEESAFGELLRATGRTAVKVVDETVGYLGAGVANLVNLFNPERVVLGGWAGLALGERHLPAIREATARHALRQPYAQTSIELCRLGPDAVAMGAATLPMTRLLRDGGVPREPAVRPAPARRPGRR, encoded by the coding sequence GTGGACGCCAGACGCACCACGGTGCGCGACATGCGCCGGGCCAACCGGTCGGTCCTGCTCACCCGGATCTGGCTGGACGGGCCGCTCAGCCGGCACGAGCTGGGCCAGTCCACCGCGCTGAGCCTGGCCAGCGTGAGCAACCTGGTCGGCGAGATGATCGCCGAAGGGCTGGTCGAGGAGGCCGGCTCGGTCGAGTCCGACGGCGGCCGTCCCCGGGTGCTGCTGCGCGTCGCGCCCGGCTACGGCTACCTCGTCGGGGCCGACGTGGGCGAGACCCGGGTACAGGTCGAGCTGTTCGACCTGAGCATGACCGCGCTGGCCAAGGCGGAGTACCCGATCGCCGCCGCCGAGCCCGACCCGGTGCGGGTCGCCGCGCACCTGTTGCACGGCCTCGCCGCGGTGACCGAGCAGGCGGGCGTCGACCCGGGCGCGGTGCTCGGCTTCGGCGTCGCCGTCTCCGGCACGGTGGAACACACCGCCGACGCCGTGGTGCACGCCCAGACCCTCGGCTGGGACGGCGTCCCGCTCGGCGCGATGCTGCGCGCCGGCACCGACGTCCCGGTGCACGTCGACAACGGCGCCAAGACGCTCGGGCAGGCCGAGATGTGGTTCGGCGCCGGCCGGGGCGTCCGGCACGCGGTGGTCGCCCTGGTCGGCTCCGGTGTCGGCGCCTGCGTGGTGGCCGGCGGCGTCGGCTACCGCGGCGCGCACAGCAGTGCCGGCGAGTGGGGCCACACCACCATCGTGTACGAGGGCCGGCGCTGCCGCTGCGGCAACCTCGGCTGCCTGGAGGCGTACGTCGGGGCGGAGGGGGTGCTGGACCGGTTCCGGCAGGCCAACCGGGGTCGCCCGGCGGCCGGCGGGGACGAGGAGAGCGCGTTCGGCGAGCTGCTGCGCGCCACCGGCCGCACCGCGGTGAAGGTGGTCGACGAGACGGTCGGCTACCTGGGCGCCGGGGTGGCCAACCTGGTGAACCTGTTCAACCCGGAACGGGTGGTGCTGGGCGGCTGGGCAGGGCTGGCCCTGGGCGAGCGGCACCTGCCGGCGATCCGCGAGGCCACCGCGCGGCACGCGCTGCGCCAGCCGTACGCCCAGACCTCGATCGAGCTGTGCCGGCTCGGACCGGACGCGGTCGCGATGGGCGCGGCCACCCTGCCGATGACCCGGCTGCTGCGCGACGGCGGCGTCCCCCGCGAACCCGCGGTGCGACCCGCGCCCGCGCGACGGCCGGGCCGCCGCTGA
- a CDS encoding carbohydrate-binding protein: MRLGRPMTALLGGVALLAATVALPATAGATPTGNQAALVACDAPAWAEGVTWTAGSRATFGGRLYQALVTHTPPVGAGWTPAAVPALWTDLGACTGGTPSPSPTTRPPSPTPSPSPPARPDPPRRRRRPPHPARPHPAATPAR; this comes from the coding sequence ATGCGACTCGGACGTCCGATGACCGCCCTGCTCGGCGGCGTCGCGCTACTCGCCGCCACCGTGGCCCTGCCGGCCACCGCCGGCGCCACGCCCACCGGCAACCAGGCCGCGCTGGTCGCCTGCGACGCGCCGGCCTGGGCCGAGGGCGTCACCTGGACCGCCGGCAGCCGGGCCACCTTCGGCGGCCGGCTCTACCAGGCGCTGGTGACGCACACCCCACCGGTCGGCGCGGGCTGGACCCCGGCCGCCGTACCGGCGCTCTGGACCGACCTGGGCGCCTGCACCGGCGGCACGCCGTCGCCGAGCCCGACCACCCGGCCGCCTTCGCCCACGCCCAGCCCCTCCCCACCCGCACGCCCGGACCCACCCCGACGCCGACGCCGACCGCCACACCCAGCCCGACCACACCCGGCGGCGACACCTGCGCGCTGA
- a CDS encoding chitinase, producing the protein MLQGYWENWDGAANGVHPGLGWIPITDSRITGHGYNVVTAAFPVIRADGTVLWEDGMDAGVKVPTPAQVCQAKASGLTVLLSIGGAAAGIDLSSAAVADRFVATVVPILKRHNFDGIDIDIETGLTGSGNINQLSPSQANLIRIIDGVLAQMPAGFGLTMAPETAYVTGGSVTYGSIWGAYLPIVKKYADNGRLWWLNMQYYNGSMYGCAGDSYPAGTVQGFTVQTQCLNNGLTVQGVTIRVPYDKQVPGLPAQPGAGGGYMGPALVGQAWNSVPGLKGLMTWSVNWDGSKGWTFGDTVRGLQGR; encoded by the coding sequence GTGCTCCAGGGCTACTGGGAGAACTGGGACGGCGCGGCCAACGGCGTGCACCCCGGCCTCGGCTGGATCCCGATCACCGACTCCCGGATCACCGGGCACGGCTACAACGTGGTCACCGCCGCGTTCCCGGTCATCCGCGCCGACGGCACCGTGCTCTGGGAGGACGGCATGGACGCCGGCGTCAAGGTGCCCACCCCGGCGCAGGTGTGCCAGGCCAAGGCGAGCGGGCTGACCGTGCTGCTCTCCATCGGCGGCGCCGCCGCCGGCATCGACCTCAGCTCCGCAGCCGTCGCGGACCGCTTCGTCGCCACCGTGGTGCCGATCCTCAAGCGGCACAACTTCGACGGCATCGACATCGACATCGAGACCGGGCTGACCGGCAGCGGGAACATCAACCAGCTCTCCCCGTCGCAGGCCAACCTGATCCGGATCATCGACGGCGTGCTGGCCCAGATGCCGGCCGGCTTCGGGCTCACCATGGCGCCGGAGACCGCGTACGTCACCGGCGGCAGCGTCACCTACGGCTCGATCTGGGGCGCCTACCTGCCGATCGTCAAGAAGTACGCGGACAACGGCCGGCTCTGGTGGCTGAACATGCAGTACTACAACGGCTCGATGTACGGCTGCGCCGGCGACTCGTACCCGGCCGGCACGGTGCAGGGCTTCACGGTGCAGACGCAGTGCCTGAACAACGGGCTCACCGTCCAGGGCGTCACCATCCGCGTCCCGTACGACAAGCAGGTCCCCGGCCTGCCGGCGCAGCCCGGCGCGGGCGGCGGGTACATGGGCCCGGCGCTGGTGGGGCAGGCCTGGAACTCCGTGCCGGGGCTCAAGGGGCTGATGACCTGGTCGGTCAACTGGGACGGGTCGAAGGGCTGGACGTTCGGCGACACCGTCAGGGGGCTCCAGGGCCGCTGA
- a CDS encoding NADAR family protein, giving the protein MPDSTATWRTVEDEVVRGRQRLVFVREADHHILTPLSVYADGVVTWRWESTDVDGLRAAFDDGTLTLAPPEGATITVDGTAAGPARLTSWLTPDLVVADLADELDRLNDRPDSSGRCWNALIAYAAEPSRANLEIVRERYLAVPEHRRRYVLGDMDQDDVPVRILLAEPGETTPARRPEHTLTVTTEMQEWAVDYFRRSERGIAASRERDVLDGPEVATRVPLRIGGHVYPSGWPQPPGSEVLQLDYPAPVVHDGREYPSVMHAYWALSTDDAAWHDRIAGVERGLDARALAEQAPRRDGWPAVRLGVMAALLRDKFARHPAMADRLRETGDARLLYGDWGSRYWSSAGANWVGRLLELVRSEKAAR; this is encoded by the coding sequence ATGCCGGACTCCACTGCGACCTGGCGCACCGTCGAGGACGAGGTGGTGCGGGGGCGGCAACGCCTCGTCTTCGTCCGTGAAGCGGATCACCACATCCTGACCCCGCTCTCCGTCTACGCCGACGGCGTCGTCACCTGGCGATGGGAGTCAACGGACGTCGACGGCCTCCGGGCCGCGTTCGACGACGGCACGCTGACCCTGGCCCCGCCCGAGGGCGCGACGATCACCGTCGACGGCACCGCCGCCGGCCCGGCGCGGCTGACGTCCTGGCTGACACCCGACCTGGTGGTCGCCGACCTCGCCGACGAGCTGGACCGGCTCAACGACCGGCCGGACTCCTCCGGGCGCTGCTGGAACGCGCTGATCGCGTACGCCGCCGAGCCGAGCCGTGCCAACCTGGAGATCGTCCGCGAGCGGTACCTCGCGGTTCCCGAGCACCGGCGGCGATACGTGCTCGGTGACATGGACCAGGACGACGTGCCGGTGCGGATCCTGCTCGCGGAGCCGGGTGAGACGACCCCGGCCCGGCGTCCGGAGCACACCCTCACCGTGACGACCGAGATGCAGGAGTGGGCGGTGGACTACTTCCGCCGCAGCGAACGCGGCATCGCCGCGTCGCGGGAGCGGGACGTGCTGGACGGGCCGGAGGTCGCGACCAGGGTCCCGCTGCGGATCGGCGGCCACGTCTATCCGAGCGGCTGGCCGCAGCCGCCGGGTTCCGAGGTACTCCAGCTCGACTATCCGGCACCGGTCGTGCACGACGGCCGGGAGTATCCGAGCGTCATGCACGCCTACTGGGCGCTGTCCACCGACGACGCCGCCTGGCACGACCGCATCGCCGGCGTCGAGCGCGGCCTGGACGCCCGGGCGCTCGCCGAGCAGGCGCCCCGGCGGGACGGCTGGCCGGCCGTCCGGCTCGGCGTGATGGCCGCGCTCCTGCGGGACAAGTTCGCCCGGCACCCGGCGATGGCGGACCGGCTCCGGGAGACCGGGGACGCCCGGTTGCTCTACGGCGACTGGGGATCCCGCTACTGGAGTTCGGCCGGCGCCAACTGGGTGGGCCGGCTGTTGGAGCTGGTGCGATCGGAAAAGGCGGCGCGGTGA